In Thermococcus bergensis, one DNA window encodes the following:
- a CDS encoding PEGA domain-containing protein — translation MRDTRRVYIFDIKGSKVAGIELSFSEETGIGSPSKLMEISPDFKSLVIGIMSGVNKIKVYPTIFGELHVTSIPENATLYVNDKYLGEVPQTLTLFPGTYKIELRKAGYFPYTESVTISPGSNLSMNIELTPIAHLTVYSTPEGAYVYLNGTLIGTTPIENYQLAPGTYALQVSKEGYKDYKTTISVSGGETKIVNANLEILNGTLKVSSEPPGAEVYVNGSYKGTTPLVLDLYPDEYTVEIKKEGYNPYSEKVTVKPGQMTSITATLTLLNGVLTVSSSPLGADVYLNGTLIGTTPIEEYPLVPGTYELEIVKENYESQTIAVTVEPGESKNITVTLSPVKAILEVLSEPPGANVYLNGTLIGTTPIKDYSILPGTYELKVLKDGYQEYSTLITIGPKETKSFHVNLVESQTTTKTGAKSICGPALIVALLLISLMAKKILH, via the coding sequence GTGAGGGACACAAGGAGGGTCTATATCTTTGATATTAAAGGCTCTAAAGTAGCAGGTATAGAGCTCTCTTTCAGTGAAGAAACGGGGATTGGCTCTCCGTCGAAGCTAATGGAAATATCACCTGACTTCAAATCCCTAGTGATTGGTATTATGAGTGGGGTAAATAAGATAAAAGTGTACCCCACAATTTTTGGAGAACTGCACGTAACTTCAATTCCAGAAAATGCGACCCTTTATGTAAATGATAAATATCTTGGGGAGGTTCCTCAGACGTTAACACTCTTTCCGGGTACATACAAAATAGAACTAAGAAAAGCTGGCTATTTCCCCTATACAGAGAGTGTAACAATATCCCCCGGAAGTAATTTATCGATGAACATCGAGTTAACTCCAATTGCGCATTTAACTGTTTATTCAACTCCTGAGGGGGCATATGTATACCTGAATGGCACTTTAATTGGCACGACTCCAATTGAAAACTATCAACTTGCCCCCGGAACTTATGCACTACAAGTATCTAAAGAGGGGTACAAGGACTATAAAACAACCATTTCAGTCAGCGGCGGAGAAACAAAAATTGTAAATGCTAATCTTGAAATATTGAATGGGACTCTAAAAGTGTCCTCGGAACCTCCCGGAGCAGAGGTATATGTCAACGGCTCCTATAAAGGCACTACACCATTGGTTCTGGATCTTTATCCCGATGAATACACTGTAGAGATTAAAAAAGAAGGGTATAACCCGTACTCTGAGAAAGTAACAGTAAAACCCGGACAAATGACGAGTATAACAGCGACCCTCACACTACTAAATGGTGTCCTCACAGTTTCTTCAAGTCCCTTAGGAGCTGATGTCTATTTAAACGGCACGTTAATTGGCACAACTCCAATTGAAGAATACCCACTTGTTCCCGGAACTTATGAGTTGGAGATAGTTAAAGAAAACTATGAAAGCCAGACTATTGCAGTGACTGTAGAACCCGGAGAGAGCAAAAACATTACTGTAACGCTCTCCCCAGTAAAAGCAATTCTTGAAGTTTTATCTGAGCCTCCCGGAGCCAATGTCTACTTGAATGGGACTCTAATAGGAACGACTCCAATTAAAGATTACTCGATCCTTCCTGGAACTTATGAACTGAAAGTACTTAAAGACGGATACCAAGAATACAGCACTCTTATAACAATAGGGCCAAAAGAGACAAAGAGTTTCCATGTAAATTTAGTTGAAAGCCAAACTACAACTAAAACTGGAGCAAAGAGCATTTGCGGTCCGGCTTTAATTGTTGCATTGCTCTTGATCTCCCTAATGGCGAAAAAGATACTGCACTGA
- a CDS encoding IS6-like element ISPfu1 family transposase, with the protein MKSETIIYWVVSALKPFRRNKIPPEKKIRGVELYLRGLSYRQTARILKISHVTVWEAVQKLAEAVYKPKILAVKKQRNFIAVDETVIKINGKKRYLWAAIDVESKEVLAVWITTVRNWWVARDFILVVLKSCEGQPVFLVDRASWYKSAFKSLRLGYLHVTFGPRNSVERWFRTLKERTKRFWNNFRGKDWRRVHRFVFLFAFWYNFVRIHSSFGDPPGDVTEWLQEVMPQLS; encoded by the coding sequence ATGAAGTCTGAAACCATTATTTACTGGGTGGTTTCAGCCTTAAAACCCTTTCGTCGCAACAAAATCCCACCAGAAAAGAAAATCAGGGGAGTAGAATTATACCTGCGAGGCCTCAGTTACCGGCAAACCGCCAGAATACTCAAAATCAGTCACGTAACAGTCTGGGAGGCAGTCCAAAAACTCGCAGAAGCAGTTTACAAGCCAAAAATCCTCGCAGTCAAAAAACAGCGAAACTTCATCGCAGTTGACGAAACAGTAATAAAAATCAACGGGAAGAAAAGATACCTCTGGGCTGCAATTGACGTTGAGAGCAAGGAAGTTTTAGCAGTCTGGATTACGACTGTTAGAAACTGGTGGGTTGCCAGGGATTTCATTCTGGTTGTTTTAAAGTCGTGTGAAGGGCAGCCTGTCTTTCTGGTTGACAGGGCGAGCTGGTATAAGTCTGCTTTTAAGAGTTTGAGGTTGGGTTATCTGCATGTGACTTTCGGGCCGAGGAACAGTGTTGAGCGCTGGTTTAGGACGTTGAAGGAGAGGACGAAGCGTTTCTGGAATAATTTCAGGGGTAAAGACTGGAGGAGGGTTCATAGGTTTGTTTTTCTGTTTGCCTTCTGGTATAATTTTGTCAGAATTCATTCTAGTTTTGGTGATCCGCCTGGTGATGTTACTGAATGGCTTCAGGAGGTGATGCCCCAGTTATCCTAA
- a CDS encoding rhomboid family intramembrane serine protease, with amino-acid sequence MGFERYFHRYGKATFTLFLINVMVYVIEAIMSGNLLSINIKVLAKLGQWNYAVLNGAWWQLLTAMFVHAGLIHIGFNMYFLLRIGHQLEGIIGPKRLVMVYLISGFVGNILSLFLLPPNSVSAGASGALFGIVGTLIGITGVVGNNMQQALLNALLLFLINSFLPSVNAYAHLGGLATGILIGYYYGKKLRNMWWSYY; translated from the coding sequence ATGGGTTTTGAGCGTTATTTTCATCGATATGGAAAGGCAACTTTCACACTCTTCCTGATAAATGTGATGGTTTATGTAATAGAGGCAATTATGAGCGGAAATCTGCTGAGCATAAACATTAAGGTGCTTGCAAAACTCGGTCAATGGAATTATGCAGTGCTCAACGGAGCTTGGTGGCAACTCCTTACGGCTATGTTCGTCCATGCTGGATTGATCCATATAGGTTTTAATATGTATTTCCTTCTGAGAATTGGGCACCAACTGGAAGGGATTATCGGACCAAAGAGACTCGTAATGGTTTACCTTATCTCGGGCTTTGTTGGAAACATACTTTCCCTATTCCTCCTGCCTCCAAATTCCGTTAGTGCCGGAGCTAGCGGAGCTCTCTTTGGTATAGTAGGGACACTGATAGGCATAACTGGAGTTGTTGGCAACAACATGCAACAAGCTTTGCTTAATGCCCTTTTACTGTTCCTGATAAACAGCTTCCTTCCAAGCGTCAACGCCTACGCCCATCTGGGAGGACTGGCTACGGGAATATTAATTGGCTATTATTATGGAAAAAAGCTTAGAAACATGTGGTGGTCGTATTACTAG